Below is a window of Candidatus Cetobacterium colombiensis DNA.
GAATTTATACAGTTCTAAATACAAATCTGTTCACCGCAGACTTTATATTTTCTTAATATTCATGGCAGATATCCTGACTCAGATTCATCCTACTCTTAGGCCTTCCCATAAAAAATACAGTGGCTTAGTCTAATTTCGTCCTCCTTACAGTGGCGGGACCGTGTGAGATTTTCACTCAACTTTCCTTTTAATCAAATAATTGAACCATAAATAATATACATATTTATCATAATTATACATAATGATAATGTACAAGTCAATCATTTTTGAAGTTTTGTGTTTTAGAATAAAACTCTAAATATCGCTTATAATTCATAATATATAATTAATTTTTAATAATTTTTTTAAATAAAAAAAGAAGATTTAAACTTAGTTTGTAAATTAAAGATAATTTATTATATTTTTAAGGGAGTGATTAAATATGACTGATTTAAAAACAAATATAAAACCTCTTATCGTAGAAGATAAAATTATTAACGTACCTCCTATGTTTGCAGAACTCTTTGTAGCCAATCCTAAAAATCTAAAAAAATGGTTAGTTGGGGTTAAAGAGTCAAAAAAATCTTATGAAGATCTTAAAGTTAAAGATATTTTGAATACTAAAATTAATACTTCAGTTAATGATGAAGCTTTTCTTTTAGATGTTACTTTTGGTGATAAAGTACACAAACTTTATCTAAAAAAACCTAAACTTAATAAAGGATTGGATTTTATATTAACAGAGGGTGATAAATTTAAAATTGAAACAAATCTTCACTTAACTGAGATAGATGATACTAAATCTAATATCCATCTTGAAGTTGCATTATTAGAAAGCAAACATAAGTTCCATCCAATAACATCTTTTGAATTAAAATATTTTTTTAGAAAAAGCTTATCTAATTTTATTGAAGAGTGTGAAAAAAGTTATAGTACTTTCCAAAACGAAGAAAAAACAGTTGAAGCTGAAGTTCTTAGTTTTTATCAAAATAATGTAAAAGCTTTCAATGATTTAATAGAACCATTAAAAGGTGATTTAGGAGAAGAATCTTTCCAAAATATCCAAAAACAATTAAAGTCTTTAGGCATGGAAACATCTGATAAAATATCTGCTATATTCACTAGTTTAATTGGAATAGTTCCCCTTGAAGATATTTCATTAATCAATGATAAAATTATTCAATTTATCAAAGAACATGTTTTTGTTTTAAAAGGTATAACTAAAAAAAGTAATGCTGAAAATTTAAAAAATATTAATACTATTACTAAACTTCAATTAGATAATATAAATTTTATAGTTCCACAAATTTTAAAGGATATTGACTCAAATAAAGTTGTTGAATTAGAAAATCAATTAAATGATCTTCTATCAACTCTTGTTAAAGAAATAAATTCAGTAATTAGTGAAATTAGAAGTAAAATTCCACCTCAACATTTTAAAAATTTAGAGATTGGATTCATTAATCTTTTAAAATCTGACTTAGATTCTGCACAATCTTTTTTAGAAAAAATAAACTTGGGAAATACTAATTTTTCAGAAAAAGAAAAACAAATTTTAACAAATCTTAAAAACTCTATAAGCAAAATTGAAACTACAGCTAACAATAGAGATGATAAGGTTTATGTTTCTGTTTTAAATATGGTAGAAAAATCATTAGTTCAACTTGAATCTGATTTAAAAGATGCAAGTGCTAATGTCACAGCTGAAAAAATTGAATCTACAAAAGATTTAATAAAATCATCCACAGATAGTTCTTATAAATCTTTAACAGACTTTTTATCTACTATAACTCCAGAAAATTTAGAAAATAATAAAGAGAATATCTATAAAAAAATAGAAGATATTTTAGATAGATATACTAAAGCTATAAAAATAATTTCTCCATCTATACCTGAAGAAAAATTATCAGCAACTAGAGAAAAAATTAAAGCAATTTTAATTAAAGAGTATGAATCATTTTGTAGTTCACAAAAAAAATAGTTAATTAAAATTAAGTATCCCTAACTAACGTTAGGGATACTTCTTATTTTTGAAAGATTTCTCTGTATTCTTTAGGACACATTTTTTCATATTTTTTAAAAACTTTTGTAAAATAACTACTATCATCTATCCCTATTTCATTGGAAATTTCAGACAGTGACTTATTTGTGATTTCTAAAAAATACTTAGCTTTTTCTATTTTTTTCATAAGAACATATTCTTTAAATGTTTTTCCAGTTTCTCTTTTAAAAACTCTACTAAATTGAGAAACACTTAGATTGCAAAGGTTTGAAACTTCTTCTAAGTGTAAATTATCTCTCACATTTTCATTTATATGAGTTATTGCTGAAGAGATTTGAGAATGACTATACTCCACTCTCTCTTGTTTTATATTATTTTCAATTTTATGATTATACCAAACTTTATTTTTTATACAATTAGTTATGTATACTGAAGTGTAATGTAAAATACTTGCAATACTTTGGAGCTCACTGTATTTAACTTTTTTTAAAAAATTATAATTTTCAGCTATTTTTCTTATACTAAACTCTTTCCCAATATTTTCCACTAAAATATTATCTAGGTCGAAAGTTTCTTCATCTTCTAAAAGAATTTGACCAACTAAAAATGCACCTATTAATTCACCTTGATAAATAATAGGAATTATCATATCAACTAACCCAGCATGACATCTGTAAATATACGGCTTCAAAGATAAAAATGCTTTACTCAAAGCTTTTACATCACATTTTTCACAAAAAGAATTCAATTCTTTATTTTTTCGAAAAATTTTACAAAATTCTGAATAATTGCTTTTCTCTGTTAAATAATTTCCCTCATCATCTACAATTACAACAGCCATCTTTGTCATATTAACTATGTCTTCCTGAATTTTTATCAACTCTTTTTTATATTTATGAAGCATCTTTCACACCTTTCTTATTTTATTTTTTTAAAGATAATCCTTTTAATATTCTAGCAGCATTTTGCCCAAAAGTTCTCAATTTTTTTTGAGAACTTTTTATATTCTCTTTTAAAATATATTCTTTTAAATATTTTTTTTTATTTAATACTATTTCTCCATCTGAGCTAATTCCAATTCCAATCTCAAATCTATTGTCTGTGTATAATTCTTTTTCTATTTTTTCTTTTTTTAAAATTTTTAAAATATAAGGAACGCCTTCCTCTTCTATTCCAAAAAATATCTCCTCTATTTCAATTATATTTATGGAGTTTGAACATACAATATCTATACCAATTTTTAACACTCTTCATCACCTAAAACCAATCCTGTCGCAACTGCATTTCTAGGTCCTTCTACTCCTCTTATATTACCGCATCCTGCAACAATTCCATACTTTGAAAGGGATTCTGTTATCATTTCTGGAACTTCAAAATCAAGAGCTGAACCACCTACAATAATAACAAACTCAAAATCTCTAATATCTTTTGTTAATGATATTTTTCTCAATGCTCTTTTTGAATTAGTTACAAATACCTTTCTCTTGCTTTCTCTTCTAATTTGTCTAATTTTTTCTAAACTTATTTTTATATCAATAGGTACTAACTCTCCATTTTTAACCAATACATTTTTTGCAAATATATCAGTTGATAATGGTTCATTAAAAAACTCTACAGTTCCATCTTCATATCGAATATTAAAAAATGACTCTACCTTAGCTAAAGGATATTTTTTGATATCTTCAGCTAGATTAAAATCCTCTATTCCTAACTCTTTTTGTATTAATAAAGTTACCATATTTCCAGCTCCAGCTAAATGAATATGTGATCTTCTTCCATATTTATCTATACTACAAGCATCTGTTGATCCAGCTCCTATATCTATTATTGCCAATGGTTTTCCCGTACCTGGAGTAGTCAAAGCTCCTTTTATAGCCATATCCGCTTCTACTCCACCAACCTCTACATTTACACCGAGTTCATTTTTTATCATATTAGCTAAATGGTTCATCTGGTTTTTCTCAGTTCCTACCATTACTGCCAATCCTACTGCATTTTCACACATAAACTCTCCAGCTAAACCACCTTTTATTTTTTGTGGAACAAAGGTATCTACAGCCAATAAGTCCTTTATTTTTATATCATCTATATTCTCTCCTGTAAATTTATGCATTGTGTTTTTTACATTTTTTAACATACCACCAACATTAGTTCCGTCTTCTCCAAAAATATCTTCAACATCTAAAAAAGATATTTTTTTCATTATTTTTTCTGCACCTTCTTGAATTCCAACACTCTCCAAAGATTTATTAGTTTTTATATATAAATTTCCAGCTGGAATTATTTTTTCTTTTACATCTCCTTGAGGAGTTTTTATCACTACTCCAGATCTGTTTCCTATAAGTGCCTTTGACAATGGAACAACTTTTTTTGTCTCTTCTGAATTTAAATTAAAAACTGTCGCTATTCCATAAGGGTTTGAAATTTTCTCAATAACCCTTCCTTTTGATGCTACTTCTATACAACATTTAACTCCCAATGGAATTTTTTCGATTAATTGAACCTCGTCTACTATAGGAATTTTTACTAATAATCTATTATTTACGAGAACACCATCATCTTTTTGTAAAATAGCTCCCATTACTTTTATACCTCTATTTCTAGAAAAATTCAAGATTTTAGCTATTTCTAAAAAATTTTTATTTCCATTTGCTATAACAATATAATTTTCTTCATCATTCTCTAATAAATTTTGTAAATCATCTATATCAATTGTAATTCCAAGTCCTATTCCACATCCACCAGGTGTATCTGGGTTATGCCCTATCATAGTAGATTCTGTTATTATTGTTTCTGTTATTGTTTCCATAGAAACATCACCAATTACAGGAGTAGCCTCATTTATACGAATTAAATCTAAATTTTCTAATTTTAAATTTAATTTTTCCAATAATAAAAGAATTGCTTTTTTTATTCCCTCTATATTTTCTTCTGTTCCTTTTAATCCTGTAGTTTTATAGAGTGAACTTCCCATAAATTCTATTTTCATTTCATCTTTTTTAGCTATAGCTACTTCTGTAGTAGCATTTCCTATATCAACACCTGCAATAATTTCCATAATTTAAATTACTCCTAATCTTTTCTTAACTTACCTCTTTTTTCATAAATATCTGCCGCTTCTCTAACAAAGTTTGCATTTACAATAGCTTCGTATTTATTTTCAAGTTCATCTGCTATTGCTAAAAGTTCATCTTTAGTAGATCTATTAGGTCTCAAAGCGTTATATATTTCTAAAATTCTTTCATCTGAAATTTTAACTAATTCACTTGCTCTTTGAAAATTTCTTTTTATTGTAGGTTGTTCCGCATTTTCTGCAACTTCTCCTTGGAGATTAAGAGTTTCAGAAGATATTCTTATATCTTCTGCTTTTATTTTTTCATTTAACACATTATCTAAAGTAATGTCATCTAATGTTTTTCCTGTTGGAGTCTTTAACCACTCTTTTCTTTTTTCTCCTAAAGGATAATCTAATTCTATATTAATTTTTTTTATCATTTTTATCTCCTTACTCAAAAATATATTCTAACTCTTCAGGTTTTTCATTCTCTTTTACATGTTTTGTTTCTTTTATATGTAATAATGCCGCTTTAGCTTGATATTTTGGTCTTACCATTTGATCACTAATTACTGGAACTGGATTAGGAGATTCTCCTTTAGCATACTTAGCAGCATTTTTTCCTATTAGTCTATAAATTTCTGGAGTTAATAATGGAGCTTGTGGAAATAATTCTAAATTGTTTAAAGGCAATAAATCCTTTTGATGAATAACTGTTGTTCCTTTAGATTGAATTCCTATTCCTATTCCAGAGCCACTTAATTTTGCTGCATCATTTGCTATAAAGCAAACATCCGATGTTCTGTTAACTCTTACAACTCTCGCTATTAAACCCTCCTCTTCAATTCCTGCAATTAATTCCATTAAAACTATATCATGAGGAATATCTGTTATAGTTTTATTTTGATATTTTTTAAAGGCTGGCGCTAAACCAATAACTACTTCTTCTACTTTATCACCTTTTTTAGCAACTCCAACTTCTTTTAGTTCTACCTTCATTGTTCCTCCTATTCTATACTTTCAGGTTTTATTGCTGTAGGAATATTTGAAATTTCACTCCATCTTTCTTCAGTGATTCTATATCCACTTCCAGGTCCCATATAATCATTTTTATCATTTAGTGCACTTACAATTTTAAAATCTTTATTTAAAATTGCCGATGTTTGAAGATAATCTCCTGAGACTCTTTGCTTTAACATATTTAAAACGTTTTCTGCAACATCTTTAAATCCACTTCTACTTAAAGCCTTTACTAAATCTAATCCAGTTATGCCTTTTTTTAGAAGTTCTTCTGCTCCTTTTAAATCTTGAACAACATTTCTAACAGGCATATCTTTACTTCCATGTGCATATGTAGCTGCATAAACTTCTTCATCTGTTATTTCTGGTAAATCTAACTCTTTAAATAAACCTTGAATAGCTTTTGCCGCTTTATTTCTAATTTTTACAACTTCGTCTTCAGACACAGGTCTTAATCCACCATCAATTTTTAAATCTCTTTGTAAAATATTGTAGTCATCAAAATCTTCCGCATCAAAATTTGATCCTGCAAACATATTATCATAATTAGGAACTGCACTATATCCAGAGAATATAAAATCTGTTCCTGGAAGCATTTGCATTAAAGTTCTTGCTGTTCTTCTTATATCAGAATGAGAGAATGTCTGGTCATTTGCTGAAGCACATTCTAGTCCTAGTAACATAGCTATTAGATTTTCACCTAAAACTGCTCTTATTCCTCCTGGTAAAGCTCCTGGCATTCCTATACAACTTACTGCACCATTTTGTAATCCCTGAACCCCTGCTCCTCTTGTTATATATATACATCTAGTTTCTAAATAAAGCATTGACTTTCCTTCTGAATAACCCATTAAAGCTTCTGAACCAGTTCCAGATGTAAATCTCATTTTTAATCCTCTCGAAGCATAAGCTGAAGCTAAAAATGCTTTTGACCATGGAGTATCATCTCCATCTGTGAAAACTTGCTCTGTTCCATATACTGAAACTGTCTCTGCATAACTTGTGAAACCTCTCATTCCAAGTTCTAGCTCTGTAGCTTCTTCAACAGAACACTGAGTTAAAACTCCTCCTCTTCCAACTTGAGATCCCACAAAAATTGCGATTGCATTAAATGGTGCATATCTTACAATTCCCACTGTTGTTTCTTGCTCATCAAATCCTCTAATTGCTGCTTCTGCTGCATCAGCTGCAATTTGAACTGGATTATCTCTTAAATTCGTTACATGACACTGATTTGATGGAGTTTTTCTTGCTCTCATTTTCTGAACTGCCATCATCATTTCTACAACATTTAAATGACTTATTACTTGAACCATTTTTGCTGGTGTTATTCCTGTTGAAATTTTTAAAATATCCTCTTTTTTTACATTTATATCAACTAATTTTTTAGCTATCTCTAAAGTTGATAATTCCATTGCAGTTTCAGCATATCTTAAGTCAATTGCATAATCAGCTATAAAAAGATCTATCGTATCAAAATCTTCTCTTTTTTTACCATCTAACTCCACTATTTTACCATCTTTTATTTTTAAACTTGGTTTTGGATCTAAAGGACTATCCATAGCTATTAGCCCTTCCTCTTTCCACTCGCCTATAAATCCATCTTTATTTACTGGTCGCTCACTTAAAATTTTAAAACGTTTTGATTTCATTGTTCCTCCTAAAAATTTATAAAGAATTTAATGCTGCTTTAGCAATTTCCATATCCTCTTCTACAGTTCCACCACTTACACCAACTGCTCCTACTATCTCTCCATCTACAAGAATAGGAAATCCTCCTCCAAAAGTTATTATTCTTGAATTATTTGTTAAATTTAAACCATATAAACTTTGTCCAGGTAAAACAACTTCACTTAATTCATTAGTTCCTTTTTTTAAAGCCCACGCTGTAAAAGCTTTGTTTATAGAGATATCAACACTTGTAACAAAAGCTTCATCCATTCTTTCTAAATACAATAAATTTCCACCATTATCTACAACAGAAAATACTACTGGTACTTTAATTTCCATCGCTTTTTTTAAAGCTCCTTCACCCATTTTTTTAGAAGCTTCTAATGTAATTTGATTGATTTTTTTTGTAATCATAACCATTCCTCCATTTATCTTCAATTTTTTATGTTCATATATCGAATAGTAACAACTTTTTCTACATACTTCAAGGTAATATCTTTTCTTAAAATGGTACTTTTTTATCATATTTTATAATAATGATTTTTTTTTACCATTTTTAAGTGCTTTTTTACCTTGTTCAAGACGTTTTTTTTTGTTACTCTTAAAACGAAACAATAAATATTTATTTTGGGAGGAATTTATAATGAGATTTTATGATTATTTAATGCCTAGCGTTAACTTTTTTGGACCTGGATGTCTTAGTGTAGTTGGGGATAGAGCTCAAATACTAAACGGAAAAAAAGCTTTAATCGTTACTGATAAATTTTTACATTCATTAAAAGATGGAGCTGTAGAAAAAACTATAAAGTATTTAGAAGAAGCTGGAGTTAAAAGTGTTGTATTTGATAATGTTGAGCCTAATCCTAAAGATACAAATGTATATGAAGGTGCTGACATGTACAAAAAAGAGGGATGTGATATGATTATTACTGTTGGAGGTGGATCTCCTCATGACTGTGGTAAAGGTATTGGTATCGCTGTTACTCACCCTGGTAATATTTGTGACTATGCTGGAATTGAAACTCTAACAAATCCTCTTCCTCCAATTATTGCTATAAATACTACTGCTGGAACAGCTTCTGAAGTTACTAGACATGCAGTTATTACAAATACTAAAACTAAAGTTAAATTTGTAATTGTTAGCTGGAGAAATTTACCACAAGTTTCTATCAATGACCCTTTACTTATGGTAGGAAAACCCGCTGGTTTAACTGCTGCTACAGGTATGGATGCTCTTACTCATGCTATTGAAGCTTATGTTTCTAAAGATGCAAATCCAGTTACTGATGCTGCTGCTATTCAAGCAATTAAATTAATTTCTAAAAATTTAAGACAAGCTGTTGCCAATGGTGAAAATTTAAAAGCAAGAGAAAATATGGCTTATGGATCACTTTTAGCTGGAATGGCTTTTAATAATGGAAATTTAGGTTATGTACATGCTATGGCTCATCAACTTGGTGGTCTTTATGATATGCCTCATGGTGTTGCTAATGCTATGTTACTTCCTCATGTTTGTCGTTATAATATGATTGCTAATCCTGAAAAATTTGCTGATATAGCTGAGTTTATGGGAGAAAAAATAGAGGGATTATCTACAATTGAAGCTGCTGAAAAATCAATTGAAGCTATATTTAGATTATCAAGTGATGTTGGAATTCCTAAGAGTTTAAAAGAAGCAGGAGTTAAAGAAGAAGATATCGAACTTATGTCAATCAATGCTTTAAAAGATGGAAATGCTTTTAGCAACCCTAGAAAAGGTTCTGAAAAAGATATTGCTAAGATTTTTAGAAGTGCAATGTAAAAATAAAAAAACCTCCCACGGGAGGTTTTTTTAATATCCTGATGTATATGGTTGACTATAATAAGGTCTATCATATTGTTGATTATACTGATTGTTATATTGTGGTGGTTGATTATATTGCGGTTGATTGTACTGTGGTTGTCCATAATATGGTTGTTCATTTGTATCTTTTATTGCTTGAGTTTGATCTTGAACTGATCCAACTAATGCTCCTCCTAGAGCTCCAATTCCTGCTCCTAAAAGTGTAGCTTTACTGTCTCCACCTATTGCTTGACCTAATAATGCTCCTGCTCCTGCTCCTACTGTTGTTGAACCAATCGTATTTGACCCAACATTAGAGCATCCTGATAATAACACTAATGACACAATTGATAACAATAAATATTTTTTCATATAAAACTCCTTTTCCAAATCTTGTTTTGTTATTTTTATATTTTTCACTTACAATTACTCTTCAATTACAGTTCTATTAATCATAAACTTTATAAGAGAAAATAAAAAGAACGGAGAAGCTAGTCCGAAAGTTATAACAACTAAAACCGTCCATCCTAATAAAAATAATAGACTATCTGCAAAACTTACATCGCATCTTAATTTCTTTACCATTTAATTCACCTCTTTATTTTTTATATTCTATCATAATATATTTTTTCTTTTTATTTTACAAGTTTTTTGTAAACATTCCTCTTTGAAATCTAGACATTAAATAATTAATATTGTATAATAAAAAGATAATATATAAGAAAATATAAGGAGAATTAAATGACCAAAGAACTATTTAAAGGAAGTGTAGTTTTAAATCCTGTTCCAGCTGTAGTTATT
It encodes the following:
- a CDS encoding PocR ligand-binding domain-containing protein, producing MLHKYKKELIKIQEDIVNMTKMAVVIVDDEGNYLTEKSNYSEFCKIFRKNKELNSFCEKCDVKALSKAFLSLKPYIYRCHAGLVDMIIPIIYQGELIGAFLVGQILLEDEETFDLDNILVENIGKEFSIRKIAENYNFLKKVKYSELQSIASILHYTSVYITNCIKNKVWYNHKIENNIKQERVEYSHSQISSAITHINENVRDNLHLEEVSNLCNLSVSQFSRVFKRETGKTFKEYVLMKKIEKAKYFLEITNKSLSEISNEIGIDDSSYFTKVFKKYEKMCPKEYREIFQK
- a CDS encoding glycerol dehydratase reactivase beta/small subunit family protein; the protein is MLKIGIDIVCSNSINIIEIEEIFFGIEEEGVPYILKILKKEKIEKELYTDNRFEIGIGISSDGEIVLNKKKYLKEYILKENIKSSQKKLRTFGQNAARILKGLSLKK
- a CDS encoding diol dehydratase reactivase subunit alpha, producing the protein MEIIAGVDIGNATTEVAIAKKDEMKIEFMGSSLYKTTGLKGTEENIEGIKKAILLLLEKLNLKLENLDLIRINEATPVIGDVSMETITETIITESTMIGHNPDTPGGCGIGLGITIDIDDLQNLLENDEENYIVIANGNKNFLEIAKILNFSRNRGIKVMGAILQKDDGVLVNNRLLVKIPIVDEVQLIEKIPLGVKCCIEVASKGRVIEKISNPYGIATVFNLNSEETKKVVPLSKALIGNRSGVVIKTPQGDVKEKIIPAGNLYIKTNKSLESVGIQEGAEKIMKKISFLDVEDIFGEDGTNVGGMLKNVKNTMHKFTGENIDDIKIKDLLAVDTFVPQKIKGGLAGEFMCENAVGLAVMVGTEKNQMNHLANMIKNELGVNVEVGGVEADMAIKGALTTPGTGKPLAIIDIGAGSTDACSIDKYGRRSHIHLAGAGNMVTLLIQKELGIEDFNLAEDIKKYPLAKVESFFNIRYEDGTVEFFNEPLSTDIFAKNVLVKNGELVPIDIKISLEKIRQIRRESKRKVFVTNSKRALRKISLTKDIRDFEFVIIVGGSALDFEVPEMITESLSKYGIVAGCGNIRGVEGPRNAVATGLVLGDEEC
- a CDS encoding diol dehydratase small subunit; this translates as MIKKINIELDYPLGEKRKEWLKTPTGKTLDDITLDNVLNEKIKAEDIRISSETLNLQGEVAENAEQPTIKRNFQRASELVKISDERILEIYNALRPNRSTKDELLAIADELENKYEAIVNANFVREAADIYEKRGKLRKD
- a CDS encoding propanediol/glycerol family dehydratase medium subunit, yielding MKVELKEVGVAKKGDKVEEVVIGLAPAFKKYQNKTITDIPHDIVLMELIAGIEEEGLIARVVRVNRTSDVCFIANDAAKLSGSGIGIGIQSKGTTVIHQKDLLPLNNLELFPQAPLLTPEIYRLIGKNAAKYAKGESPNPVPVISDQMVRPKYQAKAALLHIKETKHVKENEKPEELEYIFE
- a CDS encoding propanediol/glycerol family dehydratase large subunit, with the translated sequence MKSKRFKILSERPVNKDGFIGEWKEEGLIAMDSPLDPKPSLKIKDGKIVELDGKKREDFDTIDLFIADYAIDLRYAETAMELSTLEIAKKLVDINVKKEDILKISTGITPAKMVQVISHLNVVEMMMAVQKMRARKTPSNQCHVTNLRDNPVQIAADAAEAAIRGFDEQETTVGIVRYAPFNAIAIFVGSQVGRGGVLTQCSVEEATELELGMRGFTSYAETVSVYGTEQVFTDGDDTPWSKAFLASAYASRGLKMRFTSGTGSEALMGYSEGKSMLYLETRCIYITRGAGVQGLQNGAVSCIGMPGALPGGIRAVLGENLIAMLLGLECASANDQTFSHSDIRRTARTLMQMLPGTDFIFSGYSAVPNYDNMFAGSNFDAEDFDDYNILQRDLKIDGGLRPVSEDEVVKIRNKAAKAIQGLFKELDLPEITDEEVYAATYAHGSKDMPVRNVVQDLKGAEELLKKGITGLDLVKALSRSGFKDVAENVLNMLKQRVSGDYLQTSAILNKDFKIVSALNDKNDYMGPGSGYRITEERWSEISNIPTAIKPESIE
- a CDS encoding GlcG/HbpS family heme-binding protein, whose product is MITKKINQITLEASKKMGEGALKKAMEIKVPVVFSVVDNGGNLLYLERMDEAFVTSVDISINKAFTAWALKKGTNELSEVVLPGQSLYGLNLTNNSRIITFGGGFPILVDGEIVGAVGVSGGTVEEDMEIAKAALNSL
- a CDS encoding iron-containing alcohol dehydrogenase; its protein translation is MRFYDYLMPSVNFFGPGCLSVVGDRAQILNGKKALIVTDKFLHSLKDGAVEKTIKYLEEAGVKSVVFDNVEPNPKDTNVYEGADMYKKEGCDMIITVGGGSPHDCGKGIGIAVTHPGNICDYAGIETLTNPLPPIIAINTTAGTASEVTRHAVITNTKTKVKFVIVSWRNLPQVSINDPLLMVGKPAGLTAATGMDALTHAIEAYVSKDANPVTDAAAIQAIKLISKNLRQAVANGENLKARENMAYGSLLAGMAFNNGNLGYVHAMAHQLGGLYDMPHGVANAMLLPHVCRYNMIANPEKFADIAEFMGEKIEGLSTIEAAEKSIEAIFRLSSDVGIPKSLKEAGVKEEDIELMSINALKDGNAFSNPRKGSEKDIAKIFRSAM
- a CDS encoding glycine zipper domain-containing protein, which gives rise to MKKYLLLSIVSLVLLSGCSNVGSNTIGSTTVGAGAGALLGQAIGGDSKATLLGAGIGALGGALVGSVQDQTQAIKDTNEQPYYGQPQYNQPQYNQPPQYNNQYNQQYDRPYYSQPYTSGY
- a CDS encoding DUF6693 family protein, translated to MVKKLRCDVSFADSLLFLLGWTVLVVITFGLASPFFLFSLIKFMINRTVIEE